A portion of the Aphelocoma coerulescens isolate FSJ_1873_10779 chromosome 1, UR_Acoe_1.0, whole genome shotgun sequence genome contains these proteins:
- the RNF17 gene encoding RING finger protein 17 isoform X3, with protein MMQARKRKLFAELKENIDNCSTTIAKAKEVIEEKKKHLVGAIRMAKELKCSRSLRNSCDLAKILYDLKLPVEAELLRVKNLKEKILSRLFLNTFEITSSLENLGEIKWGMTGNEDNGQDTLILDDQEETPDVIIEEILEDGLEGLTELVFVSHVINPCHFYIRRYSQKEEAFALQKKLENFCCNKSSYLLPSDILELGARTFIKSKETGMWCRGTITELIPVESKNRRKKPCGPIRYKVCDVALLKVFLIDFGSSVVLIFSGCDPTERPDPATLQTIETHDICLFVRKPDQHIDAELAAVPPLAVQCSLKDVVPKNEDEGWGEEAKTKFLEMVNNKVVSMMVFREEDGVLIVDLRKPPFNEISGNIPLSVKDALVFLDLARFKLQFPSQLENCTVSHYSPPNIPQEGEEVFVVVCHINSPSDFYLCLRESVESLALPEKIQEIYKHENGKNLEIFCPVEGQACIAKQEDGNWYRAQIIGLPSCQEVLVKYVDYGNIANLTNKDIRRVKEEFLSFPEKAIRCRLACIEPFNGANEWNRKAKERFEEMTEDKLMLCSVIEILDNNILSIELFSASADNGRKFSINCQLVEEDLASYIPGYTERTEVRPNEIWDDPLEEISKTSESLIPIDMEPVDEGDFRSLCNKELHGRISHVVSPSKIFVQLLSSESIQKSLQEEMASIYKESQPQSVKWESKMHCAVYVPDVGQWQRGQISRIVSETSAEVLLYDSGAEKTVEVSCLRKLEESIKNIRMLATECSLTEIRPTGGSTQWTATVCECLSYYLTGAQVKIVIQENDAGCVLPVKIFCKDETGKMTDTSEYLIEQGLALRNRRTGKAEGACSVSREHLEVHSEQENTQLDGCNSKITCARNRVVPEENTTISESKQESLKTYKPLPHSGMDEVYKSPIIPEAKIFQAVVSCIGGDGTIYVIPKSFEPALNKLMAEIQNTFKGLGLLIPYCWKKGEACVVRGPDTVWYRAKIVEVSGSTLQVRYIDHGYVESIPQCHLYPTTFYTGIPPFCIPCQLYKMLPIGNFWQQDAVDYLQELLKNEEVEIHVEELPANPWGKLSISLYFGGMSLSSFMAYQKYCVAEDCQDIKKLGIFEGELLSSYVLPPLPFPGETFPVTVTHLVSPKEVYICLDSSGNVTKQSATERAASHDSESLNKALKWCNKIVKTLPHLTNFKKDLPCLAEYVDGLWYRAKLLSITQLVPVQILVQFVDYGTYLVVPTSRLRHIPCHLLEYPVQAVRVLLAGFKPTSDDKNVERIPYSPEWSLKALWTVMDCVEGKRLSASVLTVSPEVTISLYGDDQNLVHLKLIEMGLAELDE; from the exons ATGATGCAAGCAAG gaaaaggaaattgtTTGCAGAATTAAAGGAGAACATCGACAACTGCAGTACTACTATTGCAAAAGCTAAGGAAGTCAtcgaagagaagaaaaagcacttGGTTGGTGCCATTAGGATGGCAAAGGAATTAAAATGTTCACGTTCTCTAAGAAACTCTTGTGATCTTGCTAAG ATTCTTTATGACTTGAAGTTGCCAGTTGAGGCTGAGCTCTTAAGAGTGaagaatttaaaggaaaaaatactttcaag ATTGTTCCTGAACACTTTTGAGATTACATCTTCATTAGAAAATTTGGGCGAGATTAAATGGGGCATGACAGGGAA TGAAGATAATGGACAAGACACTCTCATCCTTGATGACCAGGAAGAAACACCTGATGTCATAATAGAAGAAATACTTGAAGATGGCTTGGAAG GTTTGACAGAATTGGTGTTTGTAAGCCATGTTATAAATCCATGCCACTTCTATATTCGGAGATACTCACAGAAGGAAGAAGCATTtgctttgcagaagaaattggAAAACTTCTGTTGTAATAAGAGTTCCTATCTCTTGCCTTCAGACATTTTGGAACTAG GTGCTAGAACTTTCATTAAGAGTAAGGAAACTGGAATGTGGTGCCGTGGAACTATCACTGAACTGATTCCTGTAGAAAGTAAAAATCGGAGGAAGAAGCCTTGTGGTCCAATAAGATACAAAGTGTGTGATGTTGCATTGCTGAAAGTATTCCTGATTGATTTTGGAAGCTCTGTTGTTCTGATTTTCTCAGG ATGTGATCCCACTGAAAGGCCTGATCCTGCTACTCTGCAGACTATTGAAACACATGACATTTGTCTGTTTGTGAGGAAGCCTGACCAGCACATTGATGCTGAGCTTGCAGCCGTTCCCCCTTTAGCAGTACAGTGCTCACTGAAGGATGTTGTTCCCAAAAATGAG GATGAAGGTTGGGGAGAGGAAGCAAAGACAAAATTTTTAGAAATGGTAAATAATAAAGTTGTTTCAATGATGGTGTTTAGAGAAGAGGATGGTGTTCTCATTGTGGATTTGAGAAAACCTCCATTTAATGAAATAAGTGGTAACATACCACTGTCTGTCAAGGATGCATTAGTTTTCTTAGATTTGGCAAG GTTTAAATTACAGTTTCCCAGTCAGTTAGAGAACTGCACTGTCTCGCACTACAGTCCGCCGAATATTCCACAAGAAGGAGAAGAGGTCTTTGTTGTGGTTTGTCACATTAATAGTCCAAGTGATTTCTATCTCTGCTTG AGAGAGAGTGTGGAATCTTTAGCTCTTCCAGAGAAAATTCAGGAGATATATAAACATGAGAATGGTAAAAACTTGGAAATTTTCTGCCCAGTTGAAGGCCAAGCCTGCATTGCAAAACAGGAGGATGGGAATTGGTACAGAGCACAGATTATAG GGCTGCCGAGTTGTCAAGAAGTTCTGGTAAAATACGTTGACTATGGCAACATTGCTAACTTAACTAATAAAGACATACGCAGAGTAAAAGAGGAGTTTCTGAGCTTTCCAGAAAAG GCAATCAGGTGTAGGCTGGCTTGCATTGAGCCATTTAATGGGGCAAATGAATGGAACAGAAAAGCCAAGGAAAGATTTGAAGAAATGACTGAAGATAAGCTTATGTTGTGTTCAGTTATTG AAATTTTAGATAATAACATCTTATCTATTGAGCTCTTCAGTGCCTCTGCTGATAATGGGAGAAAATTTAGTATTAACTGCCAGCTAGTTGAGGAAGACCTAGCATCCTACATACCTGG GTACACTGAAAGAACTGAAGTAAGGCCCAATGAAATATGGGATGATCCTTTAGAAGAAATTTCTAAAACCTCAGAATCTTTAATTCCTATAGACATGGAACCTGTGGATGAAGGAGATTTCAGATCACTTTGTAACAAGGAGTTACATGGGAGAATTAGTCATGTTGTGTCTCCTAGTAAAATTTTTGTCCAATTGCTGTCATCAGAAAGTATACAGAAAAG TTTGCAGGAGGAGATGGCTTCCATCTACAAAGAATCCCAGCCACAGTCTGTGAAGTGGGAAAGTAAGATGCACTGTGCTGTTTATGTGCCTGATGTGGGACAGTGGCAAAGAGGTCAGATAAGCAGGATTGTCTCTGAAACAAGTGCAGAG GTACTACTCTATGATTCTGGAGCTGAGAAAACAGTGGAGGTCAGCTGTCTAAGAAAACTTGAGGAAAGTATCAAGAATATTAGGATGCTAGCTACAGAATGTTCACTGACAGAAATAAG ACCAACAGGTGGAAGCACACAGTGGACAGCAACAGTGTGTGAATGCTTGTCCTATTACCTAACTGGAGCACAAGTGAAAATAGTCATACAG gaaaatgatGCGGGTTGTGTGTTGCCTGTGAAAATTTTTTGcaaagatgaaacaggaaaaatgacTGATACTTCTGAGTACCTTATTGAACAGGGCTTGGCTCTTAGAAACAGAAG GACTGGTAAAGCTGAAGGAGCTTGCTCAGTCTCCAGGGAACATCTTGAAGTACATTCTGAGCAGGAGAACACACAGCTGGATGGTTGCAATTCCAAAATCACATGTGCAAGAAACAGGGTTGTTCCAGAGGAAAATACCACTATTTCAGAGAGCAAACAAGAATCACTCAAAACGTACAAGCCACTGCCTCATTCAGGAATGGATGAAGTATATAAATCTCCCATTATTCCTGAAGCAAAAATTTTCCAGGCTGTAGTGAGTTGTATTGGAGGTGATGGAACTATTTATGTAATACCAAAATCATTTG AACCTGCACTAAATAAATTGATGGCTGAAATACAAAATACCTTCAAAGGCCTTGGTCTCCTGATACCCTACTGCTGGAAGAAGGGAGAAGCTTGTGTTGTAAGAGGACCAGATACTGTGTGGTATCGAGCCAAGATTGTAGAAGTCAGTGGTAGTACTCTCCAG GTACGGTACATAGATCATGGTTACGTAGAGAGCATTCCTCAGTGTCACCTGTATCCAACTACATTTTACACTGGCATTCCTCCATTTTGCATCCCCTGTCAGCTCTACAAGATGCTGCCG ATTGGAAATTTTTGGCAGCAGGATGCAGTAGATTACCTTCAAGAACTCCTCAAAAATGAAGAGGTTGAAATTCATGTCGAG GAATTACCAGCTAACCCATGGGGCAAGTTGTCCATCAGCCTGTATTTTGGGGGGATGTCGCTTTCATCCTTCATGGCATACCAGAAGTATTGTGTTGCTGAAGATTGCCAGGACATAAAAAAGCTG GGGATATTTGAAGGAGAGCTTTTGTCTTCGTACGTGTTGCCACCACTACCttttccaggagaaaccttTCCTGTCACAGTTACCCACTTGGTGTCCCCTAAGGAG GTTTATATTTGTCTTGATTCTTCTGGGAACGTTACAAAGCAGTCTGCCACAGAGAGAGCTGCCAGCCATGATTCAGAGAGCCTTAATAAAGCCCTGAAGTGGTGCAATAAAATTGTAAAGACTCTTCCTCATCTAACAAACTTCAAAAAAG aCCTGCCTTGCCTTGCAGAGTATGTGGATGGTTTATGGTATAGAGCAAAGCTCCTTTCTATTACACAGCTTGTTCCTGTTCAGATTCTGGTTCAGTTTGTTGACTATGGTACTTACCTAGTTGTCCCAACAAGCAG ATTGCGTCACATTCCTTGTCATCTGCTGGAGTATCCAGTTCAAGCAGTACGAGTTCTGCTGGCTGGATTTAAACCTACTTCAGATGACAAAAATGTGGAAAGAATTCCTTATTCCCCAGAATGGAGCCTGAAAGCATTGTGGACTGTGATGGACTGTGTTGAAGGAAAGCGTCTCTCTGCTTCTGTACTG ACTGTCTCACCAGAGGTCACCATTTCTTTGTATGGAGATGACCAAAACCTGGTTCATCTGAAGCTGATAGAAATGGGACTTGCAGAGTTGGATGAGTGA